One genomic window of Sodaliphilus pleomorphus includes the following:
- a CDS encoding IS1380-like element IS612 family transposase, with protein MAKIQIKSEKLTPFGGIFSIMEKFDSMLSPVIDSTLGQRCSSIFGYQFSEIVRSLMSVYFCGGSCVEDVTSQLMRHLSYHPTLRTCSSDTILRAIKELTQENISYTSDQGKTYDFNTADKLNTLLINALVSTGELKEIEEYDVDFDHQFLETEKYDAKPTYKKFLGYRPGVYVIGDKIVYIENSDGNTNVRFHQADTHKRFFALLESQNIRVNRFRADCGSCSKEIVSEIEKHCKHFYIRANRCSSLYNDIFALRGWKTEEINGIQFELNSILVEKWEGKCYRLVIQRQRRNSGDLDLWEGEYTYRCILTNDYKSSTRDIVEFYNLRGGKERIFDDMNNGFGWSRLPKSFMAENTVFLLLTALIHNFYKTIMSRLDTKAFGLKKTSRIKAFVFRFISVPAKWIMTARQYVLNIYTENRAYAKPFKTEFG; from the coding sequence ATGGCAAAAATACAAATTAAATCTGAGAAACTCACACCTTTTGGAGGAATTTTTTCAATCATGGAGAAATTTGACTCCATGCTTTCACCCGTTATCGACTCAACACTGGGTCAGAGATGCAGCAGTATCTTCGGATATCAGTTCAGCGAGATAGTCCGTTCGCTGATGAGCGTTTATTTCTGTGGCGGCTCATGCGTGGAAGACGTAACGTCACAACTGATGCGCCATCTCTCGTATCATCCTACCCTTCGTACATGCAGCTCTGATACCATCCTCAGAGCCATCAAGGAACTGACACAGGAAAACATCTCCTATACTTCCGACCAAGGCAAGACCTATGATTTCAATACTGCAGACAAACTCAACACATTGCTTATAAACGCTTTGGTTTCTACAGGCGAGTTGAAGGAAATTGAGGAATACGATGTTGACTTTGACCATCAGTTCCTTGAAACGGAGAAGTATGATGCAAAACCGACCTACAAAAAGTTCCTCGGCTACAGGCCTGGCGTATATGTTATCGGTGACAAGATAGTCTATATCGAGAACAGCGATGGTAACACGAATGTGCGTTTTCATCAGGCAGACACCCATAAGAGATTCTTCGCTCTTCTGGAATCCCAGAACATCCGTGTAAATCGCTTCAGGGCAGACTGCGGTTCCTGCTCGAAGGAAATCGTCAGTGAGATAGAGAAGCATTGCAAACATTTCTACATCCGTGCCAACCGATGCAGTTCGCTCTACAATGACATCTTTGCTCTGAGAGGATGGAAGACGGAGGAGATTAACGGCATCCAGTTCGAACTCAATTCCATTCTCGTTGAGAAATGGGAAGGCAAGTGCTATCGTCTTGTCATCCAGAGACAAAGACGCAACAGTGGCGACCTTGACCTGTGGGAAGGCGAATACACTTACCGTTGTATTCTGACCAACGATTACAAGTCATCGACAAGGGACATTGTTGAATTCTACAATCTGCGTGGCGGCAAGGAACGTATCTTTGACGACATGAACAACGGATTCGGTTGGAGCAGGCTCCCCAAGTCATTCATGGCGGAGAATACTGTCTTTCTTCTGCTTACTGCATTGATACACAATTTCTACAAGACCATCATGAGCAGGCTTGACACCAAGGCTTTTGGGCTCAAGAAAACGAGTCGCATAAAGGCTTTTGTCTTCAGATTCATCTCCGTACCTGCCAAGTGGATCATGACTGCAAGGCAATACGTGCTGAATATCTACACAGAGAACCGAGCTTATGCAAAACCCTTCAAAACAGAATTCGGATAA
- the rsmH gene encoding 16S rRNA (cytosine(1402)-N(4))-methyltransferase RsmH — translation MDDNQQVYHIPALLQECMTGLDIKPGGTYVDVTFGGGGHSRELLSRLGPTGRLYGMDQDMDAYGNRIADSRFTFVHGNFAFLKNFLRYYGVDSVDGILADLGVSFHHFDDKDRGFSFRFDGRLDMRMNRDAAHDAAWVVANYDEQRLASVLYLYGELRQSRRMASAIVKARASQPIATTEQLAALLKPYLKPGAEKKELAQVFQALRIEVNHEIDALKRLLEQSLDVLKPGGRLVVITYHSLEDRLVKNYMRAGNIEGKVDKDFYGRVSTPWQLVNNKVIVPGAQEVERNPRSRSAKLRIACKKAAAGN, via the coding sequence ATAGACGACAACCAGCAAGTATATCACATTCCGGCATTGCTGCAAGAGTGCATGACGGGGCTCGACATCAAGCCCGGCGGCACCTATGTTGACGTGACCTTCGGCGGCGGCGGCCACAGCCGCGAGCTGCTGTCGCGCCTTGGGCCCACGGGCCGGCTCTACGGCATGGACCAGGACATGGACGCCTATGGCAACCGCATCGCCGACAGCCGGTTTACATTTGTACACGGCAACTTTGCCTTCCTGAAAAATTTTTTGCGCTACTACGGTGTCGACAGTGTCGACGGCATCCTGGCCGATCTGGGGGTGTCGTTTCACCACTTCGACGACAAGGACCGTGGCTTCTCGTTCCGCTTCGACGGTCGCCTCGACATGCGCATGAACCGCGATGCGGCCCACGATGCAGCCTGGGTCGTGGCCAACTACGACGAGCAGCGGCTTGCCAGCGTGCTCTACCTGTACGGCGAGCTCAGGCAGAGCCGGCGCATGGCCAGCGCCATTGTCAAGGCACGGGCCAGCCAGCCCATTGCCACTACCGAGCAGCTTGCCGCCTTGCTCAAGCCCTACTTGAAGCCCGGCGCCGAGAAGAAGGAGCTGGCCCAGGTGTTTCAGGCGTTGCGCATCGAGGTCAATCACGAGATCGACGCGCTCAAGCGGCTGCTCGAGCAGTCGCTCGACGTGCTCAAGCCGGGCGGGCGGCTGGTGGTGATCACCTATCACTCACTCGAAGATCGCCTGGTGAAAAACTACATGCGCGCCGGCAACATCGAGGGTAAGGTCGACAAGGATTTCTATGGCCGCGTGAGCACCCCATGGCAGCTCGTGAACAACAAGGTGATCGTGCCCGGCGCCCAGGAGGTGGAGCGCAACCCGCGCTCGCGCAGCGCCAAGCTGCGCATTGCCTGCAAGAAGGCCGCGGCCGGCAATTGA
- a CDS encoding FtsL-like putative cell division protein, translating to MAKSNDNKKKNNNKKKDKGGSDNVAYGVNTTELAGKMIQGRSFLTFGFFKRNMVYVIAITVMLLMYISNKYTCQNSLSQVMKLTEELNNAKTDCVNASAQYNSMIRESQMTAYIDSMHIDLTSPDQPPFYLTDK from the coding sequence ATGGCGAAGAGCAACGACAATAAGAAGAAGAACAACAACAAGAAGAAAGACAAGGGAGGCAGCGACAATGTGGCCTACGGTGTCAACACCACCGAGCTGGCTGGCAAGATGATACAGGGCCGCAGCTTTCTCACCTTCGGCTTCTTCAAGCGCAACATGGTCTATGTGATAGCCATCACGGTCATGTTGCTCATGTACATCAGCAACAAGTACACGTGCCAAAACAGCCTCTCGCAGGTGATGAAGCTCACCGAGGAGCTCAACAACGCCAAGACCGACTGCGTGAATGCCAGCGCGCAGTACAACTCGATGATACGTGAGAGCCAGATGACCGCCTATATCGACTCGATGCACATCGACCTCACCTCACCCGACCAGCCACCATTTTACTTGACCGACAAATGA